One Hydractinia symbiolongicarpus strain clone_291-10 chromosome 7, HSymV2.1, whole genome shotgun sequence genomic window, ATAATCATAGAAGTCCAcgagaaaggcaaaaaaaatttaaaaaacgccttttttagtttcttgtgcctaccaggtatgtcaacacaaaactttttaccataatgtgatagatctattacaaaaaacaaagcacttttatgctctataaatgaaagtgataaatgtatgcaactccccccctctacaactcaaagattacctattatatgaaagcctggttgttgtaggtgcaagataattatgtttttcctagccctgtccaggattcgaacctggatttctcatttgcatgagtgtcatagccattagaccagcagggcatatatatatatatatacaaaactttacaggtgaacattatatacacttaggaatttacagcacacagcctagttaattaaccttttgagaaatgctggttaagccacaagtaactgtgttacctggcgtaaaACGCTTGGTGGAACAGTTAATACAAATtgaaaactgtaccacacattcaggtggagcgccttagtacagatgtgcagtatatcgtaaatcgagtgaaacacacaacatttaaggtgtttcgggtgtaattatatttatcctttagcttgaataaaaacacaatttacatattgtgccatgtcatagcgaaaacagtcagcaaaccttttttatttttcacaaaatgttcccggtaaaacttaaaatatatgtactttaatctgtggtgcgccattagtataggtaaaaaaaccctttcaaaaaaactttagcacaacttctgttaaatagaaacacaggtaatagcttgtcgttaacactaggctgagtgattagtacagatatactgtggcgcacatATACGTTTCGACATAATATCCCTTTCCGAAAAATATCctaactttggttcaaataaacagacagtaaacaccctgttgttatcctacacagctaaaacagtcattcagcaattttattttgcggaaaagtttttgtaacatttaaaaataaaaacacagtttaaaggggaactccagtaaaaatcacttttttcttttttgttttatacgtactcagaaaagcataagaaatcaaaaaaaacttacttcacttgttttccttatttaaaatcgttgtactagccttcgcatattcaatttttttcttataaaaaaacagacaggcgcgatttcatttaggactggacccgattataaacaatgacatcacatcgtgcagaaagtttaagcgagcgcAGAGAACGTTCATGTTAAGACCTCTGGCTTAcatttaaatcgctttttgtatgtaaattacgtttaaatctttaaaaaatggttagttgctctgcgtttggatgtaccaatcgatcagaaaagtgtaaagaagtcagttttcacagaatcccgtctgtgaaaaagaaagaactcagacaaaaatggctaaacaaaatacgtcgtacaggtgatctaccaagcgatcgaagtttttatatttgttcgtcgcacttcacagatagttcttttaaaagggATCTCCAGGTAATaatcttccatattaaaatattgccacttcgtaaaaatgccattttagctagtcaacgcgatcaaagtttctcatttcttcttcatttcattatttgtacttatatccacaacacaaccaaataacgttttctacatatttatattataaaagaacattataccaatttccaatacaaagtTATCTAGTTAGACATGTATCTTTCGTAGCGCTCgtaagtttctattctttgtttttcaaaaaagaagctttttgatggaaggacctgccgaatattttcagggggtaaatgtgCCCATTTTATTAGCATCATTTCATCGGCGCTACTTCTAATCTTTGTTTATTTAGGCTGAACTTACTGGTATCAAAAGAAAGAGACAGCTGACCGAGGATGCTGttccaacaattttttcttttagtaagCCTGAAAATTCAAGAGAATCGACATCAAAAAGATTGGAAACTTTCGCTAAAaaacaagtgtttttttaaaatttatgctaTTGCCAAAATGTGAGTTGTGCCTGTCTTTTTTCTTGGAAGTTATTCTgatcattttttttctagtgtGTTGCAAAGGCTTTAAGTGTGGAGGATGATGTTGACCTTGAAGTATACGCTGAacaagaaataatttcattggtTAAGGAACAAGGCGTTAGTGCAATTGTGGAAACGGTAGAGAAATCGGTTGGTGCCAATACTTTTACCAGGTCCGTTAGAACACAATGTGATCCCTTAGAGGCAATTCATCCTGAGATACAACCAACGAAGgatgttttaaaagtgaaatttacTCTTCCGCACGGACGATGTAAGTCTACTAACACCGACCTATCCTTTCCTCCGCAAGCTGACGTGACATTCTTGCTGAATGCAAATATGGAAAGTGATCATGATATCGTCTCTGGTGATGAGTGCCCTTCTGATGATTCTTTATACTCACCGCAATTACAAATTCACATCGACGACAGTTATGATGAAAATATCTGCGAAGAAGAGTCTTTTGACACTGCTGAATGTAACCCAGGGCTCAAAAGCGACGCACAATTTCTTGTTTTCTGGTCTTGTCTGTTGACATTATTTCAAGTTTGTTTCACGTGTTTACAAAAAACGTGCATTACTCGTGTGGTAAAACGTGGAACTCTTATCATTGTTACTAGTATTTGTCCAAATAAACATGTTTTCAGCTGGCAGTCTCAACCTATCGTAAATGGAAGAGCAGCAGGGAACTTATTACTTTCTGCAGCCATATTGTATTCCGGAAACACATACGCCCGCATTGCCGAAATGATGAGTATTTTGAGGCTTCAGTTTATCTCTAAGTCCACCTTCTATGATATTCAAAGGTCCGTTCTTTTTCCAAAAttaaacactttttataaaaaatatcgaaATAACATTTATTCTGAGTGCGCTGCGAAAGAAGGGAATTTGATTGGTGATGGGCGAAGTGACTCTCCAGGTTACAGTGCAAAGTATGGTACGTACACTCTAATGAGCGTAGACATCAATAAAATCATCGACTTTCAAGTTGTTCATGTTAGAACTGCAGGGAATTCTAGTCGAATGGAGAAGTGGGGATTAGTAACGCTACTAAATAAGCTGCGTGACCACAAAGTGACAGTTTCAGCATTAACAACAGATCGCCATGTTCAAATCCGCGCATTCATGAAGAAAGAACATCCTGAGATAAACCACCAGTTCGACGTTTGGCACTTTGGAAAAAGCTTGAAAAAAAGCTTGACTGCTGCTGCGAAGCGCAAAGAATGTCTTGAGCTGATACCTTGGATCAAATCCATTATAAATCATTTATGGTGGTGCTGCGCTTCATgcgacaaaaatgaaaacgttttacgTGAAAGGTGGCTTAGCATTCTTTATCATATTCGTGGAATCCACTCTTGGCAAGGCAATGAATATTTCCATGAATGTGCGCACCCCACATTAGACCAGCAACGCAAATGGTTAAAGTTGAATTCACCTGCATATGAAGCAGTGGAGACTattgtgcaaaataaaaaaactcttgCCGACATGAACTATTTGGCGCACTTTTGCCATACGGGAAGCCTAGAGGTATTCCATTCTTTGCTTACCAAATATTGCTCGAAACGTATTCATTTCAGCATGGAAGGTATGGTCGCGCGCACGCAGCTGGCTGTCCTTGATTTTAACTCGGGGACTAATTGTGAACAGGCTGTTACCAAAAAAGGAGTACTCCGCTATAAACAAGTCTTTTCACGAGTAACACAATCCTGGgtcgtaaaaaaaattaccgaGAAGAAAGAAAAGGCGTATTTAGCGGAATTAATGACGGCTAATTTGGAACCAATCGACAACGAAAAAGATAAGTTACCACAAACAGGAGAAATTGCTGAAAGAATAACAGAGGTTGAAAAACCCGACAAAAGCGATGCCATTAAAGCCACCAGGACAAGATTTAAaacgtgacttttttatttttttatttttattcaactttctttgaataaaacatatttttcatcTTCTGCCGGATATTTTCTTCGAATTGCCCATACTACACAAGAAGGAATCACTCTTCTCACCCCTTTTCCCAATCGACTGTGTATCCACCAAGTGAACTGTTTATAACCAGCGTAACGATAAGATCTATATAGAAAAATAAGGGAGGCATTATTGTCAGTTTTTTACCTTCTTTTTCTCGGACAAAAGAAGggcttggaaacgaggttgagcTACTTActcattttttaattctaaagtGTCTCCTCTCAAATCATGCAATGCAGATaacgcagtttctaaaacagcttttgtcaaaacaaccacttgaAAATCAGCAGCTTCTGtaacgcatttatgacctatGATAAGAGTGATTTTCAATTATACAATATTTATACCCCCGTTTTACTAACTTATCATTTCCACACGAACCttattcgatctttcgatcacgcatttcaatgttctccatcacggagaaaatgtaacattacataagatttctttgcatttgtgtgcaaaaaaaaGCGCATGCGGAGGAATTAGATTGTTGAaccgtgaaataaaaataaattggcttgtgaagtaaaaaaaaagtgatgaaagattattttattgaagcaaaagataaagtttttgacgaaaagaatgtaaaagaaaagcgatgaaatatattttttatttgtttaaaaaggaaaatttcgcttagaaaaaaattatatttgcagTATATATCCTACCTACCTTGGAAAAACTCATCAGGAATTTCGTTTGACTCGACACAGCACACGCTTTCAGTATCGGTTTCCATTGCTCTACAATTTCCACATTCACACCAATTTGCATTACCCGTACGTGGCTCTGCATCAGTAAAAGAAACCTCGTCATTTTCTACACCGTTACTAACTTCTTCCTCGTCAGACACAAGAGGTTCAAATTCgtatggctgtagctttgtaaagtctttttcatgaagagaattatccgattctgagctttctaagttatattcttcgtcattattacaagacatcttatcaacgaacaatgtaaacagtaagtaaacaaaacttttagaaggcgtgctgctgagctcacggactttttgcacgatgtgacgtatgctaatttattcggacctagtcctctcgactttacgcgaccttgcaaatttatttgaaattgaagatgtttacggacgcgattaaggtataaatacagatttttaacgattgtaaaaggtttattttgacatatttatgtattgtcttataaaaataacatttttttcaaatattttttttccactggagtgcccctttaaaACCTGTTATTACACTCCTAAAGCaaaaagaatcctgcaatagTTTATGGGAAAAGTTCTTGTGCAAGATCAAACATTAATCGTGAAATCGGAtagccgtaatacatttttccaaaaaactttactgcaacttcggttaccctgcatgacaaaaaaaattcttatttccaACTGAgcagaaactttaaaataatagtaATTAATTAGACTAGTgagaaattaaataagaaatacatgtttcaatacatgttgatgattgCACGAGAACagcttgtcagaatttaaaaagcctcttAACAGAAAACGTAGACGTTGatgttaaagttagaatttaaaaCGCCTGGGTAATAACAAATGCagatgttgaaaaattaaataataaaacaggtatgttgcacatccatataggtttaataccatttcaaacCAGACATAATCAACATTcaatgtggcacagtttacaaaacgtataaatcgcgccaggtgttatagttacttgtgactaaaccagattagcttaaacttctgttaaatagaaacacaggtaacagcttgttgttaacacagggctgagtgatttgtacaggtagctttactgtttcgcacatacatttcggcacaatacccatttctaaaaaactatcctaacttcagttagttcaaacagacagttaacaacctgttcttatcctacgcagctaaaacaattttatatactttgtggaaaattttgtaacatttaaaaataaaaatacagtttataacctgtttttaccttctCTAAGCAAAAAAACCCCGCAATATTTAATGGAAAAAGTTGGACGATTGTGGATTGTGGCTAGAACAAGCTATGTAATGGGACATTCCTAATCAGGAGTAGAATTATATCACTTACTGTGTCATAGTATAGGTAGTGTATGGTAGCTACCTGATAGAAAATATGTCGAAAATAATTTTCTATGCTAGCTTGTGTAGCTGATTTTATAGGTaaagtagctaattttatgctagctttgtagctagttttatgctagctgtaTATGTTATATGTTTGCTCTATTTTATGCCAGCTAGCTTAAAAAGTCTTAGAAATCTTTAAATctatttaagttctattattatttcaGCTCAGTCGGTAGTTTTgtgctagctagccttaggtgtaagtgagaataagaaagggttcgttacatgtaaaaaatagttagCCTTTCTTCCTTTTCTTGAACAATACGATATAGCTttagattaacgaaagtttgagttttaacaaacaacaaacactcCTTCGCCGTGCTATAAACaagttgtctcgcttactaaaaaatgtactagagaatgaccatattaaatTGCTGGATTACTGTGATCCTTTGgacgaaattttaatatttccataGTAACCATGATAATTTGGATGTATAGGGACgcaatcctatatactctccaccgtacttacatttcctttatatttggcttatataatgaggaaataggctccGTGCGCTGACGCgcactccgcttctctccgcaaaaagtCAATTTTCTTCTAAAAATTACTCGTTTGTTACCAAACCCAATAAAAGTCCATCTTCACCCACCTTTGCAATGCCAAAACCCACGGAACACCATAACTTTAGCTAGAACTTAAACAAAAGGTAAGCGTCGC contains:
- the LOC130649578 gene encoding uncharacterized protein LOC130649578, encoding MESDHDIVSGDECPSDDSLYSPQLQIHIDDSYDENICEEESFDTAECNPGLKSDAQFLVFWSCLLTLFQVCFTCLQKTCITRVVKRGTLIIVTSICPNKHVFSWQSQPIVNGRAAGNLLLSAAILYSGNTYARIAEMMSILRLQFISKSTFYDIQRSVLFPKLNTFYKKYRNNIYSECAAKEGNLIGDGRSDSPGYSAKYGTYTLMSVDINKIIDFQVVHVRTAGNSSRMEKWGLVTLLNKLRDHKVTVSALTTDRHVQIRAFMKKEHPEINHQFDVWHFGKSLKKSLTAAAKRKECLELIPWIKSIINHLWWCCASCDKNENVLRERWLSILYHIRGIHSWQGNEYFHECAHPTLDQQRKWLKLNSPAYEAVETIVQNKKTLADMNYLAHFCHTGSLEVFHSLLTKYCSKRIHFSMEGMVARTQLAVLDFNSGTNCEQAVTKKGVLRYKQVFSRVTQSWVVKKITEKKEKAYLAELMTANLEPIDNEKDKLPQTGEIAERITEVEKPDKSDAIKATRTRFKT
- the LOC130649579 gene encoding P2X purinoceptor 7-like; its protein translation is MSCNNDEEYNLESSESDNSLHEKDFTKLQPYEFEPLVSDEEEVSNGVENDEVSFTDAEPRTGNANWCECGNCRAMETDTESVCCVESNEIPDEFFQGHKCVTEAADFQVVVLTKAVLETALSALHDLRGDTLELKNESYRYAGYKQFTWWIHSRLGKGVRRVIPSCVVWAIRRKYPAEDEKYVLFKES